A single region of the Gemmata palustris genome encodes:
- the dgoD gene encoding galactonate dehydratase, producing MKITRVETHVCHARMRNWVFVKVVTDQDGLFGWGEATLEWHTRAVVGAVQDCAELIVGEDPTRIEHLWQMMYRQHFWHGHGIIRATAIAGIDLALWDILGKVCGVPCSKLWGGPVRDHVRTYCHLGGGKMEDFYETATEDAKRFADLARKAVADGFTAFKSMAVPPTLPLEGQKPIRAAEKCVAAMRDAVGPGIDIMVDCHARPSPAMGLQFAKALEPYGLYFLEEPCWPESVDGLAAINAAVSTPIATGERVTNLAAFKDLFNARACEVCQVDITHCGGLSEARRIAALAEAHRIALAPHNPQGPVSTAASLEFGFSQPSYIICETVHADVPWRADVVQEGFTIEPKGRIVRPNTRPGLGIVINEAEVKKHPFEQELPQRVFYSDGSVGDW from the coding sequence GAAACGCACGTGTGCCACGCCCGGATGCGGAACTGGGTGTTCGTGAAGGTCGTTACCGATCAGGACGGGCTGTTCGGGTGGGGCGAGGCCACGCTCGAGTGGCACACGCGGGCCGTCGTCGGGGCCGTCCAGGACTGCGCCGAGCTGATCGTGGGCGAAGACCCCACGCGCATCGAGCACCTCTGGCAGATGATGTACCGCCAGCACTTCTGGCACGGGCACGGGATCATTCGCGCCACGGCCATCGCGGGAATCGACCTCGCGCTGTGGGACATTTTGGGCAAGGTGTGCGGCGTGCCGTGCTCGAAGCTCTGGGGCGGGCCGGTGCGGGACCACGTCCGCACGTACTGCCACCTCGGGGGCGGCAAGATGGAAGACTTCTACGAAACCGCCACCGAGGACGCGAAGCGCTTCGCGGACCTCGCGCGAAAAGCGGTCGCGGACGGGTTCACCGCGTTCAAGAGCATGGCCGTTCCGCCGACGCTTCCCCTGGAGGGCCAGAAGCCGATTCGCGCGGCCGAGAAGTGCGTTGCGGCGATGCGCGATGCCGTTGGTCCGGGCATCGACATCATGGTAGATTGCCACGCCCGCCCCTCGCCCGCGATGGGGTTGCAGTTCGCCAAGGCGCTCGAACCCTACGGGCTGTACTTCCTCGAAGAACCGTGCTGGCCCGAGAGCGTGGACGGACTCGCGGCGATCAACGCAGCCGTGAGTACGCCCATCGCGACCGGCGAGCGCGTGACGAACCTGGCCGCGTTCAAGGATCTGTTCAACGCCCGCGCGTGCGAGGTGTGCCAGGTGGACATCACTCACTGCGGCGGGCTGAGCGAAGCGCGGCGCATCGCGGCGCTCGCCGAAGCCCACCGGATCGCGCTCGCGCCGCACAACCCGCAGGGACCAGTGAGCACCGCCGCGAGCCTGGAGTTCGGGTTCAGCCAGCCGAGCTACATCATCTGCGAAACGGTCCACGCGGACGTCCCGTGGCGCGCGGACGTGGTGCAGGAAGGATTCACCATCGAGCCGAAGGGCCGCATCGTGCGCCCAAACACGCGGCCCGGCCTGGGCATCGTCATCAACGAGGCCGAGGTGAAGAAGCACCCGTTCGAGCAGGAACTGCCCCAGCGCGTGTTCTACTCCGACGGCAGCGTGGGCGACTGGTAG
- a CDS encoding dihydrodipicolinate synthase family protein, with translation MPKKLHGVLAIAHTPFTDGDEIDELVLKREVEWAFGVGANGVGTGMVSETMRLTDHERVSLANMLVGFAGNRGPVFVAVGAESTKQSLAHAKAAEREGCDAVMAVPPLTSKLSEAHLVDHFRALADGIGIPVIVQDASGYVGQSIPISVCVKLLEQYGPDKILFKPEAAPNGPTLSALRDATSGKATIFEGSGGIFLVDSYRRGIAGTMPGMDLLDGIVAVWKALQRGDDATAYRVSFPIGAIVALQLQAGLDGFLAVEKYLMHKRGLFPSVRRRKPYGWELDAETATEVDRLFAHLQEALGTPP, from the coding sequence ATGCCCAAGAAGCTTCACGGCGTGCTGGCGATCGCGCACACGCCGTTCACCGACGGCGACGAGATCGACGAACTCGTGCTCAAGCGTGAGGTCGAGTGGGCGTTCGGGGTCGGCGCCAACGGCGTCGGCACCGGGATGGTGTCCGAGACGATGCGGCTCACCGATCACGAGCGCGTGTCGCTCGCGAACATGCTGGTCGGGTTCGCCGGGAACCGCGGACCGGTGTTCGTCGCGGTGGGCGCGGAGAGCACGAAGCAGTCGCTCGCGCACGCGAAGGCGGCCGAAAGAGAGGGCTGCGACGCGGTCATGGCCGTTCCGCCGCTCACCTCGAAGCTCAGCGAAGCGCACCTCGTCGATCACTTCCGCGCGCTGGCCGACGGGATCGGCATCCCGGTCATCGTGCAGGACGCATCGGGCTACGTCGGGCAGTCGATTCCGATTTCGGTGTGTGTCAAACTCCTCGAACAGTACGGCCCGGACAAAATCCTCTTCAAACCGGAAGCCGCGCCGAACGGCCCCACGCTGTCCGCGCTGCGCGACGCCACCAGCGGGAAAGCGACCATATTTGAGGGCTCGGGCGGGATCTTCCTCGTCGACAGTTACCGGCGCGGGATCGCCGGCACGATGCCCGGAATGGACCTGCTCGACGGCATCGTGGCTGTTTGGAAAGCGCTCCAGCGCGGCGACGACGCCACGGCGTACCGCGTCTCGTTCCCGATCGGCGCGATCGTGGCGCTGCAACTGCAAGCGGGGCTGGACGGGTTCCTAGCGGTCGAAAAGTACCTGATGCACAAGCGCGGGCTGTTCCCGAGTGTGCGCCGGCGCAAGCCCTACGGCTGGGAACTGGACGCCGAGACCGCTACCGAAGTGGACCGCCTGTTCGCACACCTCCAGGAGGCGCTCGGCACCCCGCCGTAG
- a CDS encoding MFS transporter: MRYQLLSFLCAATVIAYLQRSALGVPSKAIESELGLTAQDMGLVWLAWYAGYAAFQLPAGWIADRLGSKSALITFAVLWSTLTAVVGAATSFTGLWVLWGLMGIAQAGIFVCATKAIGATFPRTEHALASGALACCMAGGAALSQFVTGRLLGPLAWQEILVVYAVPGLVWAFVFALVVPRPEQPPPESEVPGDWALVPPAPAEPPAPAQWSRLLTDRNMLLLCAQQFQRAGAVALFFTWFPRYLQETKGVSVASSGGLAAWPLLAGMLGGLLGGTISDWLLVRTGNPRLSRQGLAACATTVCAGVSLAAFYADDANTAVLLISVAAFCGYASGVSAYATALSMGGKRVAPVFATMNMAGNIGAGLFPFVVGQLVGGTGNWNLTLLLFAGMFAGSAVCWTLLNPKGTLFEEPE, translated from the coding sequence ATGCGATACCAACTCCTCTCGTTCCTGTGCGCGGCGACCGTGATCGCGTACCTCCAGCGGTCCGCGCTCGGCGTGCCCTCAAAAGCCATTGAGAGCGAACTCGGGCTGACCGCGCAAGACATGGGGCTGGTGTGGCTCGCGTGGTACGCGGGGTACGCCGCGTTCCAGTTACCCGCCGGGTGGATCGCCGACCGACTCGGCAGCAAGTCCGCACTGATTACGTTCGCGGTGCTGTGGTCCACGCTGACCGCGGTCGTCGGCGCCGCGACGAGTTTCACCGGGCTGTGGGTACTGTGGGGGCTGATGGGAATCGCCCAGGCCGGCATCTTCGTGTGCGCAACGAAGGCCATTGGCGCAACGTTCCCGCGCACCGAGCACGCGCTCGCGTCCGGGGCGCTGGCGTGCTGCATGGCCGGCGGGGCCGCGCTATCGCAGTTCGTCACCGGTCGGCTACTCGGGCCGCTCGCGTGGCAGGAAATCCTCGTCGTGTACGCGGTGCCGGGGCTGGTGTGGGCGTTCGTGTTCGCGCTGGTGGTTCCGCGCCCCGAACAGCCCCCGCCAGAATCGGAGGTGCCGGGCGATTGGGCGCTCGTTCCCCCCGCGCCGGCCGAACCGCCCGCGCCTGCGCAATGGTCGCGGTTACTGACCGACCGAAACATGCTCCTGCTCTGTGCGCAGCAGTTCCAGCGCGCCGGGGCGGTCGCGCTGTTCTTCACGTGGTTCCCGCGGTACCTGCAAGAAACAAAAGGCGTCAGCGTCGCGAGTTCCGGCGGACTGGCGGCGTGGCCACTCCTCGCCGGGATGCTCGGCGGGCTGCTGGGCGGAACGATTTCCGACTGGCTCCTGGTCCGCACCGGCAACCCGCGCCTCAGCCGGCAGGGGCTCGCCGCGTGCGCGACGACGGTGTGCGCGGGGGTCTCACTCGCGGCGTTCTATGCGGACGATGCGAACACCGCGGTACTGCTCATCAGCGTCGCGGCGTTCTGTGGGTACGCGAGCGGTGTGAGCGCCTACGCTACTGCTCTCTCGATGGGCGGGAAGCGTGTGGCGCCGGTCTTCGCCACGATGAACATGGCCGGGAACATCGGCGCCGGGCTGTTCCCGTTCGTGGTGGGGCAACTCGTGGGGGGAACGGGTAATTGGAACCTCACGCTGCTCCTGTTCGCGGGAATGTTCGCCGGGTCCGCGGTCTGTTGGACGCTCTTGAATCCGAAGGGCACGCTGTTCGAGGAACCAGAATGA
- a CDS encoding neutral/alkaline non-lysosomal ceramidase N-terminal domain-containing protein has product MKTRVNTPQARCRAGFARADITPPVGIYHRMWGAALHDRATGVHKPLTATALFLEALDGGGRLLVIGMDHCILDGAEIENVRTRVGEVAPDDVMVALSHTHGSGWMSRSRANLPGGDLIGPYLDQLAGTCVALARRAIDSARDATILYGSARCALAAHRDTWDENAKQFVCGFNTEGAADDTVLVAKVLADGTRGTLGTVVNYACHPTTLAWANTLISPDYVGAMREVIETSTGAPCLFIQGASGDLGPREGYVGDATVADRNGRQLGFAALSALESLPAPGTYFEYTGSVVSGAILGTWAHRSVPAEEQAAFAAWCTRRFVVPLPYRLSLPTIEETRAELAKWEREESAARAGNDEARVSECRARAEQMTRQLTRLTAMPPGKSYPYQIAVSRIGSSVWVFCPGELYQVFQTTLRARFPNLALVISTVTNDWQPGYLPTASSYDYGIYQEIIAAVAPGSLETVIEVVSREIKAVAG; this is encoded by the coding sequence ATGAAGACGCGGGTAAACACCCCTCAAGCACGGTGCCGGGCCGGGTTCGCACGGGCCGACATCACGCCCCCCGTGGGCATCTACCACCGGATGTGGGGCGCGGCACTTCACGACCGTGCCACCGGCGTCCACAAGCCGCTCACGGCCACCGCGCTGTTCCTCGAAGCACTCGACGGCGGCGGGCGGTTACTCGTGATCGGGATGGATCACTGCATCCTTGACGGTGCGGAAATCGAGAACGTCCGCACCCGCGTTGGCGAAGTGGCGCCGGATGATGTGATGGTGGCGCTATCACACACGCACGGCTCGGGGTGGATGTCGCGTTCGCGGGCGAACCTCCCGGGCGGCGACCTCATCGGGCCGTACCTCGACCAACTCGCGGGCACCTGCGTTGCGCTCGCGCGGCGCGCCATTGATTCGGCACGCGACGCAACGATCCTTTATGGTTCTGCACGGTGCGCACTCGCGGCCCACCGCGACACCTGGGACGAGAATGCGAAGCAGTTCGTGTGCGGCTTCAACACCGAGGGGGCGGCCGACGACACTGTGCTCGTGGCAAAAGTGCTCGCCGACGGTACACGCGGCACGCTCGGCACCGTGGTGAACTATGCGTGCCACCCGACGACACTGGCGTGGGCGAACACTCTCATCAGCCCGGATTACGTGGGCGCGATGCGCGAGGTGATCGAAACGAGCACGGGCGCGCCGTGTTTGTTCATTCAGGGAGCGTCCGGCGACCTCGGCCCGCGCGAGGGGTACGTCGGGGACGCGACCGTCGCCGACCGCAACGGCCGGCAGCTCGGGTTCGCCGCGCTCTCCGCGCTGGAATCGCTCCCCGCACCGGGAACTTATTTCGAGTACACGGGATCGGTCGTGTCCGGCGCGATCCTGGGCACTTGGGCGCACCGTTCCGTTCCCGCCGAAGAACAGGCGGCGTTCGCCGCGTGGTGTACGCGCCGGTTCGTCGTCCCGCTCCCGTACCGGCTCTCGCTGCCCACAATAGAAGAGACGCGGGCCGAGCTAGCGAAGTGGGAGCGCGAAGAATCTGCGGCCCGCGCTGGGAATGATGAGGCTCGCGTGTCCGAGTGCCGCGCCCGCGCGGAGCAGATGACGCGCCAACTCACGCGCCTCACAGCAATGCCACCGGGGAAATCGTACCCGTACCAGATCGCGGTGTCGCGCATCGGCAGCTCGGTGTGGGTGTTCTGCCCCGGCGAACTGTATCAGGTCTTCCAGACGACGCTCCGCGCGCGCTTCCCGAACTTGGCGCTCGTCATCAGCACGGTGACGAACGACTGGCAGCCGGGCTATTTGCCGACCGCATCGAGCTACGACTACGGCATCTATCAGGAGATCATCGCGGCCGTCGCCCCCGGCTCGCTCGAAACGGTGATCGAGGTCGTGAGCCGCGAAATCAAGGCGGTTGCGGGGTGA
- a CDS encoding SMI1/KNR4 family protein encodes MAKRKQARPWDAVFDQIQVRPRPRLPEYVYPAPVTDVELDELEAHLKCRVPESYRTFMKRFGPGEAADLIRLPPLGVRDEGDQNLIAETSACRGKFLNRRPEYLPPNANAAWLGRLVYFGSDFCGRTYAWDPKDVTHKRGNEYRVYCLRRMEEGDPEDRGETLADLIQGVWAEQVRGIEEDGGEKPTGIDFKPWNPVREKVKPDRDDVKRWFAFNNNAARDLAFSIRYHGATDTFPILADALEEAGCTSADLLNSCRTGDPTTDGVWVLRVLGLIFGRR; translated from the coding sequence GTGGCGAAGCGAAAGCAGGCGCGACCGTGGGACGCGGTGTTCGACCAGATCCAGGTCCGGCCCAGGCCGCGCCTCCCCGAGTACGTATACCCGGCGCCGGTTACCGATGTCGAGTTGGACGAACTGGAAGCGCACCTCAAGTGCCGAGTGCCCGAGAGTTACCGCACGTTCATGAAGCGGTTCGGCCCGGGCGAGGCCGCGGACCTCATCCGCTTACCGCCCCTGGGCGTGCGCGACGAGGGGGACCAGAACCTCATCGCAGAAACTAGCGCTTGCCGCGGCAAATTTCTGAACCGCAGGCCCGAATATCTTCCCCCTAACGCCAATGCAGCTTGGCTCGGCCGCCTCGTGTATTTCGGGTCGGATTTCTGTGGCCGCACATACGCCTGGGATCCAAAAGACGTCACGCACAAAAGGGGCAACGAGTACCGAGTCTACTGCCTGCGACGCATGGAGGAGGGAGATCCCGAGGACCGCGGAGAGACGCTCGCGGACTTGATCCAGGGCGTGTGGGCGGAGCAAGTTCGTGGTATCGAAGAAGACGGAGGCGAGAAGCCCACGGGTATCGACTTCAAACCGTGGAACCCTGTGCGCGAGAAAGTGAAGCCCGACCGAGACGACGTGAAGCGCTGGTTCGCGTTCAACAACAACGCGGCCCGAGACCTCGCATTTTCGATCCGCTACCACGGGGCCACGGACACGTTCCCGATTCTGGCCGACGCGCTGGAGGAGGCGGGCTGCACGAGCGCGGACCTGCTCAACTCGTGTCGCACCGGCGATCCCACCACCGACGGCGTATGGGTGCTCCGGGTGCTCGGCCTCATTTTCGGTCGCCGCTGA
- a CDS encoding HEAT repeat domain-containing protein, whose protein sequence is MFGLFTPKCPLDLAEKTWIERRMLWFAERFGAHRMRNARVVLPTAEFLPDAYTGDYASVRRCLDRMCGYMGIDPEGIALELLPDRLMPDAAGLYEMRAKGHIFIAESRLADPPGLIATIVHELAHEILLRGGHLTGHEPDHETTTDLLPVFLGAGIFAANATIREETKRDGNISWWSVSKQGYLSSIQFGYAMALFAHARGEESPEWRHHLRTDARKTLGTGLRFLRKTGDSLFTPDTVDRRPAVTPALVLERLAMRSPTFRLAALWDVLESGLTDPKLLGAVVAHFKHPDDAIRTAAVRAVPEFGTAALEVVPQLLELLLHDSALRAHVVRSLSALRPPAKDVVPELNRLLLDADTAPEAARALYPYGSEAASALPNLLVALERSLFTYTDATPLYFTVLCTICSNPEQVLRKHFGARDPDLLRTALKELKLRSS, encoded by the coding sequence ATGTTCGGCCTGTTCACTCCCAAGTGCCCACTCGACCTCGCCGAAAAAACGTGGATCGAGCGGCGCATGCTGTGGTTCGCCGAGCGGTTCGGCGCGCACCGAATGCGGAACGCGCGCGTCGTGCTCCCGACCGCCGAGTTCCTCCCCGACGCGTACACCGGGGACTACGCGAGCGTGCGCCGCTGCCTCGACCGCATGTGCGGGTATATGGGCATCGATCCCGAGGGGATCGCGCTAGAACTGCTCCCCGACCGCCTCATGCCGGACGCGGCCGGGCTGTACGAGATGCGCGCGAAAGGGCACATCTTTATTGCCGAATCGCGCCTCGCGGACCCGCCCGGGCTGATCGCCACGATCGTCCACGAACTCGCGCACGAGATCCTGTTGCGCGGCGGGCACCTGACGGGGCACGAACCGGACCACGAGACAACGACGGACCTGCTCCCCGTGTTCCTCGGCGCGGGCATTTTCGCCGCGAACGCGACCATCCGCGAAGAGACCAAACGGGACGGGAACATCAGTTGGTGGTCGGTCTCCAAGCAGGGGTACTTGTCGTCAATTCAATTCGGCTACGCGATGGCCCTCTTCGCCCACGCACGCGGCGAAGAATCTCCAGAGTGGCGTCACCACCTGCGCACCGACGCGCGCAAGACGCTCGGAACGGGGTTGCGCTTCCTCCGCAAAACGGGGGACTCGCTGTTCACGCCGGACACGGTCGATAGGCGGCCCGCCGTGACGCCCGCCCTCGTCCTGGAACGGTTGGCGATGCGCAGCCCGACGTTCCGGCTCGCAGCGCTGTGGGACGTTCTCGAATCGGGGCTGACCGACCCGAAGCTGCTGGGCGCGGTCGTCGCGCACTTCAAGCACCCAGACGACGCCATACGCACGGCCGCAGTCCGAGCGGTGCCGGAGTTCGGCACTGCGGCCCTCGAGGTCGTGCCCCAACTGCTCGAACTCCTCCTCCACGATAGCGCCCTCCGTGCCCACGTCGTTCGGAGCCTCAGCGCGTTGCGCCCGCCGGCGAAAGACGTGGTACCGGAACTGAACCGACTACTGCTCGATGCGGACACGGCGCCCGAAGCAGCGCGCGCGCTGTACCCTTACGGCAGCGAAGCGGCGAGCGCCTTGCCGAATCTGCTGGTCGCGCTAGAACGGTCACTCTTCACATACACCGATGCGACGCCCCTTTACTTTACCGTTTTGTGCACAATCTGTTCCAACCCGGAACAGGTGCTCCGCAAACACTTCGGTGCGCGCGACCCCGACCTGCTCCGAACCGCTCTGAAAGAACTCAAACTCCGGTCCAGCTAA
- a CDS encoding RluA family pseudouridine synthase, translated as MQQLPSPASEVQLLDWLLTALAPMNRTRVKQVLRSGRVTVNGASVTRHDHPLRPGDKVGIERDAPAPASNLAGITIVHEDAYLIVIDKPSGLLTVATESEKTDTAFVRLSAHLAARNAGRPFVVHRLDRDTSGLLLFARSAEVRDQLQASWEDVTKTYLAVVEGVPNPAQGTIENFLTEGRDLRVRAGRTPGKDAKRAVTRYKLRSSRGGHSLVEVELETGRKHQIRVHMAGLGCPVAGDKMYGATTDPVRRLCLHAWRLAFDHPFSGERVETESPIAPEVVRIVN; from the coding sequence ATGCAGCAACTTCCGTCGCCCGCTTCCGAAGTGCAACTCCTGGACTGGTTGCTCACCGCGCTCGCGCCGATGAACCGCACGCGCGTGAAGCAGGTGCTGCGCTCCGGGCGCGTTACGGTCAACGGCGCCTCGGTTACGCGACACGATCACCCGTTGCGCCCCGGCGACAAAGTGGGTATCGAGCGCGACGCGCCCGCCCCTGCCTCGAACCTGGCCGGGATTACCATCGTTCACGAAGATGCGTACCTCATTGTGATCGATAAACCGTCCGGGTTGCTCACGGTCGCGACGGAATCGGAGAAGACCGACACCGCGTTCGTGCGGTTGAGCGCGCACCTCGCTGCGCGGAACGCCGGGCGCCCGTTCGTCGTTCACCGGCTCGACCGCGACACGTCCGGGCTGCTCCTCTTCGCGCGGAGTGCCGAGGTCCGCGACCAACTTCAGGCGAGCTGGGAAGACGTGACCAAGACCTACCTCGCGGTGGTGGAGGGCGTGCCGAACCCGGCGCAGGGCACGATCGAGAACTTCCTGACCGAAGGGCGCGACTTGCGCGTGCGCGCGGGACGCACCCCGGGCAAGGACGCGAAGCGCGCGGTGACGCGGTATAAACTGCGCTCGTCACGCGGGGGCCATTCGCTCGTCGAGGTGGAACTGGAAACGGGCCGCAAGCACCAGATCCGCGTTCACATGGCGGGTTTGGGGTGCCCGGTCGCGGGCGACAAGATGTACGGTGCGACCACCGACCCCGTGCGCCGGTTGTGCCTGCACGCCTGGCGCCTCGCGTTCGACCACCCGTTCAGCGGCGAGCGCGTGGAAACGGAATCGCCCATTGCACCAGAGGTGGTGCGTATTGTGAATTAG